A single genomic interval of Adhaeribacter pallidiroseus harbors:
- the eboE gene encoding metabolite traffic protein EboE: MNIGQGYHLTYCTNIHPGETWDEVFESLQTYVLPIKAHLSPDKPFGIGLRLSDQASKDILEQDHLTKFKNWLAHNGLYVFTMNGFPFGGFHGQVVKDNVHQPDWTTTARLEYTQRLSQILAQLLPEGLEGGISTSPLSYKPWLQHDLNVTEHVFDQSTKHLAMLVESLYLLQSNTGKTIHIDIEPEPDGLLENAAEFLDYYKSRLIPAATDYLGIQLGLSPEQAEDIVKTHIQLCYDVCHFALAYEEPQTVFDQLAEADIRVGKIQVSAALKAKLNPDTSQREEIKKAFQPFVESTYLHQVLVKKADGSLEQYPDLPPALEHIQDAEATEWRTHFHVPIFVDRFNQLQSTQDEIIRTLQLLPDNPVTKHLEVETYTWGVLPPELKQELGASIERELSWVLSQLPAKL; the protein is encoded by the coding sequence ATGAATATCGGCCAAGGCTATCACCTGACTTATTGTACCAACATCCATCCCGGCGAAACCTGGGACGAAGTTTTCGAAAGCCTGCAAACCTATGTTTTACCCATTAAAGCGCACTTGTCCCCGGATAAACCATTTGGCATCGGCTTACGGCTATCCGACCAAGCCAGTAAGGATATTCTGGAGCAAGATCACTTAACAAAATTTAAAAATTGGCTCGCTCACAATGGTCTGTATGTATTTACCATGAACGGCTTTCCGTTTGGCGGCTTTCACGGGCAGGTAGTTAAAGATAATGTGCACCAACCCGACTGGACTACCACGGCCCGCTTAGAATATACGCAACGCTTGAGTCAAATACTGGCCCAGTTACTGCCGGAAGGCCTGGAAGGCGGCATTTCTACTTCGCCTTTGTCGTACAAACCCTGGTTACAACACGATCTAAATGTAACGGAACACGTGTTTGACCAGAGCACGAAACACCTGGCCATGTTGGTAGAAAGTTTGTATCTTTTACAAAGCAATACCGGCAAAACCATCCATATTGATATTGAACCGGAACCGGATGGTTTACTCGAAAATGCCGCTGAATTTTTAGATTACTACAAAAGTCGTTTAATACCCGCCGCTACCGATTACTTAGGAATCCAGTTGGGTTTATCGCCGGAGCAGGCCGAGGATATCGTTAAAACGCATATTCAATTATGTTACGATGTTTGCCATTTTGCGCTCGCCTACGAAGAACCACAAACGGTTTTTGATCAGTTAGCCGAAGCCGACATTCGGGTGGGGAAGATTCAGGTCAGTGCGGCCCTTAAGGCAAAATTAAACCCAGATACTTCTCAGCGCGAAGAAATCAAGAAAGCTTTTCAGCCTTTTGTAGAATCGACGTACTTGCATCAGGTTTTAGTAAAAAAGGCCGATGGCTCTTTGGAGCAATACCCGGATTTGCCCCCGGCCCTGGAACATATTCAGGATGCGGAAGCTACCGAATGGCGCACGCATTTTCACGTACCTATTTTTGTAGATCGGTTTAACCAACTACAATCTACGCAGGACGAAATCATCCGAACGTTACAATTATTACCCGATAACCCGGTTACCAAACACCTGGAAGTAGAAACGTATACTTGGGGAGTTCTACCGCCAGAATTAAAACAGGAATTAGGGGCTTCTATTGAACGCGAGCTTTCCTGGGTATTAAGCCAATTGCCGGCAAAGCTTTAA
- a CDS encoding GRP family sugar transporter, with translation MFIIQNYSTAVIFCFITMLCWGSWANTQKLAASTWRFELFYWDYVWGILLMALLFAFTLGSVGAAGRSFWPDMAQASAASMGSAVLGGIIFNAANILLGAAIAIAGMSVAFPVGIGIALVWGVLVNYIDNPVGDSWRLFAGVALVGLAILLNAFAYRRTAAHTQSVSSKGLILSIVAGVAMGFFYKYVAASMFPDFSQPMAGKLSPYTAVVFFALGILGSNLLFNTLLMKQPFVGNPVSYADYFKGNFRSHLTGILGGAIWCVGMSCSIIASGKAGPAISYGLGQGATVVAAIWGIFIWHEFKNAPKGTGLVLNSMLVCYLIGLGLIIAAR, from the coding sequence ATGTTCATTATTCAAAATTATTCTACGGCCGTTATTTTCTGTTTTATAACCATGCTGTGCTGGGGTTCCTGGGCCAATACCCAAAAACTGGCCGCCAGTACCTGGCGCTTCGAGTTATTTTACTGGGATTATGTATGGGGTATTTTGCTAATGGCGCTTTTGTTTGCCTTTACTTTGGGCAGTGTAGGAGCAGCGGGACGCAGTTTTTGGCCGGATATGGCGCAAGCCAGCGCCGCTAGTATGGGTTCAGCTGTATTGGGTGGAATTATTTTTAACGCGGCCAACATCTTACTAGGAGCCGCTATTGCCATTGCCGGTATGTCCGTGGCTTTTCCGGTAGGAATTGGAATTGCATTGGTGTGGGGCGTGTTGGTAAATTACATCGATAATCCCGTGGGCGATTCGTGGCGGTTGTTTGCGGGAGTGGCGCTGGTAGGGCTAGCTATCTTGTTAAATGCTTTTGCTTACCGCCGTACGGCTGCGCATACCCAAAGCGTTTCTTCCAAAGGATTAATTCTATCGATTGTGGCGGGCGTAGCTATGGGCTTTTTTTATAAATACGTAGCCGCTTCTATGTTTCCGGATTTTAGTCAACCCATGGCCGGTAAGCTAAGCCCTTATACCGCAGTAGTATTTTTTGCTTTGGGTATTTTGGGCAGTAACCTCTTATTTAACACCTTGCTCATGAAACAACCTTTTGTGGGTAATCCTGTAAGCTACGCCGATTATTTTAAGGGTAATTTCCGGAGCCATTTAACCGGTATATTGGGAGGAGCCATCTGGTGCGTGGGCATGTCGTGCAGTATCATCGCTTCAGGCAAAGCTGGGCCAGCTATCTCGTATGGCCTAGGCCAGGGGGCCACAGTAGTGGCGGCTATTTGGGGAATTTTTATCTGGCACGAGTTCAAGAATGCACCCAAAGGTACTGGCTTGGTTTTAAATAGTATGTTAGTTTGTTATTTAATAGGTTTAGGATTAATTATAGCGGCCCGTTAA
- a CDS encoding ABC transporter ATP-binding protein, with protein MKKLNPKIDKDNKVIAIRDLRKSFDDFDVLKGVDLDLYQGENLVVLGRSGTGKSVLIKIIAGLLKPDSGEINVLGSEVNKLTPLELDQLRLKIGFSFQNSALYDSMTIRENLEFPLIRNQKNLSRHEIDRIINIVLEAVELSHTINQMPSELSGGQRKRIGIARTLILKPEIMLYDEPTAGLDPITSIEINKLINGVQKRFNTSSIIITHDLTCARSVGDRIVMLLDGQFQYQGSFEEVFASEDDRVKAFYEYNFIE; from the coding sequence ATGAAAAAATTAAATCCCAAGATAGATAAAGACAATAAAGTAATTGCCATTAGGGACCTTCGGAAATCATTTGATGATTTTGATGTGCTCAAAGGAGTAGACCTGGATTTGTATCAAGGCGAAAACTTAGTGGTGTTGGGGCGCTCTGGCACGGGTAAATCTGTTTTAATTAAAATTATTGCTGGTTTGTTAAAACCGGATTCCGGCGAGATAAATGTATTAGGCAGCGAAGTAAATAAACTAACGCCGCTGGAACTAGATCAACTCCGTTTAAAAATTGGTTTTTCTTTTCAGAACAGTGCTTTATACGACAGCATGACTATCCGCGAAAATTTGGAATTTCCTTTAATCCGGAACCAGAAAAATTTGAGCCGCCACGAGATTGACCGCATCATTAACATCGTGCTGGAAGCAGTAGAACTTTCGCATACCATCAACCAAATGCCGTCGGAATTATCAGGAGGCCAGCGGAAAAGAATTGGTATTGCCCGCACTTTGATTTTGAAACCCGAAATAATGCTCTACGACGAACCAACCGCTGGTTTAGATCCTATTACCAGCATTGAAATAAATAAATTAATTAACGGCGTTCAGAAAAGATTTAACACTTCTTCCATTATTATTACCCACGATTTAACCTGTGCCCGCTCGGTAGGTGACCGGATTGTGATGCTCCTCGATGGCCAATTTCAGTACCAAGGCTCTTTCGAAGAAGTGTTCGCTTCGGAAGACGACCGTGTCAAGGCATTTTACGAATATAATTTTATAGAATAA
- a CDS encoding alkaline phosphatase family protein, which yields MRKTVVLDIVGLTPAAIGQNTPFLKKWLEDAKLATVGHVLPAVTCSVQSTYITGKWPSEHGIVANGWYFRDVCEVRNWHQSNKLVQAPKIWEKARELDPTFTCANINWWFAMNSTADYTVTPRPQYLADGRKMPDCYTYPMNLRDQLTQKLGTFPLFEYWGPRTTINASRWLAQAAVETDKLYDPTLTLVYLPHLDYNSQRYGPDHTTVAKDLQEIDQVVGELIMHFEERGAQVIILSEYGIDKVSQPVHLNRVLRQNGYLSIREERGLELLDPGTCQAFAVADHQIAHIYVNDLAKLAEVRKLIESVPGVEKVLGPEEKAAYHLDHERAGELVAIADKDAWFTYYYWLDDAKAPDFARVIDIHKKPGFDPVEMFTNPEIKMLMPKVGFKVLKKKLGFRMLMDIIPLDATLIGGSHGREPESPEKGPLFITKNKNLLPQNSIAPTEVFNLMLAHLQA from the coding sequence ATGCGCAAAACGGTAGTATTGGATATAGTAGGATTAACGCCGGCCGCTATTGGCCAGAACACTCCTTTTTTAAAAAAATGGTTAGAAGATGCGAAACTGGCCACCGTGGGTCATGTATTACCGGCGGTAACTTGTTCGGTGCAATCTACTTATATTACCGGCAAATGGCCCAGCGAACACGGTATTGTAGCGAATGGGTGGTATTTCCGGGATGTTTGCGAAGTGCGGAACTGGCACCAGTCTAATAAATTAGTGCAGGCGCCTAAAATCTGGGAAAAAGCCCGCGAACTGGACCCTACGTTTACCTGCGCCAACATTAACTGGTGGTTTGCCATGAACTCCACCGCCGACTATACCGTAACTCCCCGGCCGCAATATTTGGCCGATGGCCGTAAAATGCCCGACTGCTACACTTATCCGATGAACTTGCGGGATCAGTTGACACAAAAACTTGGTACTTTCCCGTTGTTTGAGTACTGGGGTCCTAGAACCACTATAAATGCCAGCCGTTGGTTGGCCCAAGCAGCCGTAGAAACCGACAAATTATATGACCCTACACTAACGCTGGTTTATTTGCCTCACCTGGATTATAATTCCCAGCGATACGGCCCCGACCATACCACTGTAGCCAAAGACTTACAAGAGATCGACCAGGTGGTTGGCGAGTTAATCATGCATTTTGAAGAACGGGGAGCACAAGTTATAATCTTATCGGAGTACGGCATTGATAAAGTAAGCCAACCGGTGCATTTAAACCGGGTACTGCGCCAGAACGGTTATCTTTCCATTCGGGAAGAACGCGGTTTGGAACTGCTGGACCCCGGCACTTGCCAAGCTTTTGCCGTAGCTGACCACCAAATAGCGCATATTTATGTCAACGATTTAGCTAAGCTCGCCGAAGTCCGGAAATTAATAGAAAGCGTACCGGGGGTAGAAAAAGTACTGGGTCCGGAAGAAAAAGCAGCGTACCACCTCGATCACGAGCGGGCTGGAGAATTAGTAGCCATTGCCGATAAAGACGCGTGGTTTACTTATTATTACTGGCTCGACGATGCCAAAGCACCCGATTTTGCCCGGGTGATTGATATCCATAAGAAACCGGGCTTTGATCCGGTAGAAATGTTTACGAACCCGGAAATTAAAATGCTAATGCCGAAAGTAGGTTTTAAAGTATTAAAGAAGAAACTGGGTTTCCGGATGCTGATGGATATAATTCCGTTGGATGCCACCCTAATAGGCGGTTCGCACGGCCGCGAACCGGAATCGCCGGAAAAGGGCCCGTTGTTTATAACTAAAAATAAAAATCTGTTACCCCAAAATAGCATTGCACCAACCGAAGTGTTTAATTTAATGCTGGCCCATTTGCAAGCCTAA
- a CDS encoding Ig-like domain-containing protein, which translates to MKKECTPYQKFVELSSRKWSVTLLLAFVVSMQAQTAVYADKAIENLKKNLNSPVLSHTLLEGERVVSFTLINADTDQPIQTIANGATLNLATLPTKNLNIQANTEPTMVGSVVFNLSGKQVYNKTETGAPYSLFGDILGDYKPWVPATGSYQLKCTPYSGASGSGAVGAALTISFNVVNQSTTTSLVSNIRSYTGNSYSQSKLVVGVTFYTDRDYQITSVPASLNNQVFIKTPNDDKYNTASPAVSFSVNQSVTVYVAYDPLATQLPNWMNGWQKTGERIGINDPRISYLELYSKTYVAGTVSLGGNFASPAIGSKNTYVVVVKPGSTANTHPYVTAVRPEDGATNVSLDKSISVDLMYPGGTSIDGSTVNTSTVKLYSVSSTGTKTQISGTAVNSTAAGDAITLSASLRPNTNYEFQITSAVKDDNGNTMIPFTSRFKTTGTTPVSTGDLSGVSFTEKTLIDNTFGSDGFTSLVVGPDHRLYATTSGGKIERWDIRSDGTITNRVTIAPFGTSRRLLIGLQFAPNATSSSLVAWISHSSPVFTNAPDWSGKISRINLNNPSAPQVTDYVVNLPRSYKDHSTNSLKFGPDGALYFPQGSNSAMGAADGAWGYRPERLLNGAILRLDITKAQQQGLPVNVKTQDGGNYNPYASNAPLTIYASGVRNAYDLVWHSNGELYVPTNGSAAGGNTPALPYGTKWSNGQTYTGPTVAALKDVRDTQSDYLFRVVKGGYYGHPNPLRNEYILFGGNPTSGTDPGEVVWTENGVQQGYKVGTPSEPNYRGFIYDFGLNISANGAIEYKSNAFNGKLRGKMMVCRFSGGDDIIILAPDATNKSKITATEGIKVPGLRRPFANPLDVIEDVKTGNLYVSEYYDGNGDGKPRITLLKADVPATNSTIAQRTSVSSIVEEPEEIVSGLKVSVYPNPNPGDNLHVAVQNFAPQEPVTLSLIDVVGTVVHTTAVQTNELGNANADVNLNQKMLRGIYFLKATGATGSTQTKLIIE; encoded by the coding sequence ATGAAAAAAGAATGTACTCCCTATCAAAAGTTCGTAGAATTATCGAGTAGGAAGTGGTCTGTAACTCTGCTTCTCGCTTTTGTAGTTAGTATGCAGGCGCAAACCGCCGTATACGCTGACAAAGCGATTGAAAATTTAAAAAAGAATTTAAACTCCCCCGTTTTGAGCCATACTTTACTGGAGGGAGAAAGAGTGGTTAGCTTTACTTTGATAAATGCCGATACCGATCAGCCTATTCAAACCATTGCCAACGGCGCTACATTAAACCTCGCCACTTTACCTACTAAAAACCTGAATATTCAGGCTAATACCGAACCTACCATGGTTGGTAGTGTTGTTTTTAATTTAAGTGGTAAACAGGTATACAACAAAACGGAGACAGGCGCGCCCTACTCTTTATTTGGAGATATTCTGGGTGATTATAAACCTTGGGTGCCAGCAACCGGCAGTTACCAGTTAAAATGCACTCCTTATTCCGGTGCTTCCGGGTCCGGTGCGGTAGGAGCTGCCCTAACTATTTCTTTTAATGTGGTTAATCAAAGCACCACTACTAGCTTAGTAAGTAATATTAGGTCTTACACCGGTAACAGTTATTCCCAATCGAAATTAGTGGTAGGAGTGACTTTTTACACCGACCGGGATTATCAGATTACCTCTGTACCAGCTTCGTTAAACAATCAGGTTTTTATTAAAACGCCCAACGACGATAAATATAATACTGCTTCGCCAGCAGTTAGTTTTTCGGTGAACCAAAGTGTTACGGTTTACGTGGCTTACGATCCTTTGGCTACCCAGTTGCCAAACTGGATGAATGGCTGGCAAAAAACCGGCGAGCGTATCGGAATAAACGATCCCCGAATAAGCTATTTAGAGTTATACAGCAAGACCTACGTGGCCGGAACAGTTTCTTTGGGTGGTAATTTTGCTTCTCCAGCCATTGGTTCTAAAAACACCTATGTAGTAGTGGTAAAACCAGGAAGTACAGCCAATACGCATCCGTATGTTACTGCCGTTAGACCAGAGGATGGCGCTACCAACGTATCGCTGGATAAATCCATATCGGTTGACTTAATGTATCCGGGAGGCACTTCCATTGACGGTAGCACCGTTAATACAAGTACCGTGAAATTATATAGTGTTAGCTCTACCGGTACGAAAACCCAAATAAGCGGCACAGCGGTGAACTCTACCGCTGCCGGCGACGCGATAACTTTATCGGCGTCTCTTCGGCCAAATACCAACTACGAATTTCAAATTACGAGTGCGGTAAAAGACGATAACGGAAATACGATGATTCCCTTTACGTCACGGTTTAAAACTACCGGCACCACACCGGTATCGACTGGTGATTTAAGTGGCGTTTCTTTTACTGAAAAAACCTTAATAGATAATACATTCGGTTCTGATGGATTTACTTCTTTAGTAGTAGGGCCGGATCACCGCTTGTACGCCACCACCTCCGGCGGTAAAATTGAACGTTGGGATATTCGGTCGGACGGTACGATCACGAACCGGGTTACTATTGCTCCTTTTGGTACTAGCCGCCGGTTGTTAATAGGGCTTCAATTTGCGCCTAATGCTACTTCCAGTAGTTTAGTGGCCTGGATTAGTCATTCTTCGCCGGTATTTACCAACGCGCCTGATTGGTCGGGTAAAATATCACGCATAAATTTAAATAATCCATCGGCTCCTCAGGTAACCGATTACGTGGTTAACCTGCCGCGTTCGTACAAAGATCATTCAACCAATAGTTTAAAATTCGGACCTGATGGCGCTTTGTATTTTCCGCAGGGTAGTAACTCGGCCATGGGGGCCGCAGACGGCGCTTGGGGTTACCGTCCGGAAAGATTGTTGAACGGCGCCATATTACGCTTAGATATTACGAAAGCGCAGCAGCAAGGCTTACCGGTTAACGTAAAAACCCAGGATGGCGGAAATTATAATCCGTATGCTTCCAATGCTCCTTTAACGATTTATGCCAGCGGTGTGCGCAATGCGTATGATTTGGTGTGGCATTCTAACGGTGAATTATACGTGCCTACCAATGGCTCGGCAGCAGGCGGCAACACACCGGCTTTACCATACGGTACTAAGTGGTCGAATGGGCAAACTTATACCGGACCAACCGTTGCTGCTTTAAAAGACGTACGGGATACGCAAAGCGATTACTTATTTAGAGTGGTAAAAGGCGGCTATTATGGTCATCCTAATCCTTTACGCAACGAATACATCTTATTTGGCGGCAATCCAACCAGTGGCACAGATCCCGGAGAAGTAGTTTGGACCGAAAATGGGGTACAGCAAGGGTACAAAGTAGGTACCCCAAGTGAGCCCAACTACCGCGGTTTTATTTATGATTTTGGCTTAAATATTTCGGCTAATGGCGCCATCGAATACAAGAGTAATGCTTTTAATGGTAAGTTAAGAGGAAAAATGATGGTTTGCCGCTTTAGTGGTGGCGACGATATTATTATATTGGCTCCTGATGCAACTAACAAAAGTAAAATTACCGCTACCGAAGGTATAAAAGTACCTGGCTTGCGCCGGCCATTTGCTAATCCTTTAGATGTAATTGAAGATGTAAAAACCGGGAACCTATATGTATCAGAATACTACGATGGCAACGGCGACGGCAAACCGCGCATTACCTTATTAAAAGCCGATGTACCGGCTACTAACAGCACAATAGCCCAAAGAACCAGCGTAAGCAGTATAGTGGAAGAACCCGAGGAAATTGTATCGGGTTTAAAGGTAAGTGTTTACCCAAATCCAAATCCGGGAGATAACTTGCACGTAGCAGTTCAGAATTTTGCTCCGCAGGAACCGGTTACTCTTAGTTTAATTGATGTAGTGGGTACGGTAGTACACACCACCGCAGTACAAACCAATGAGTTAGGCAATGCCAACGCCGATGTTAACTTAAACCAAAAAATGCTGCGGGGTATTTATTTCCTGAAGGCTACCGGTGCAACTGGCAGCACGCAAACCAAGCTCATAATAGAATAA
- a CDS encoding MlaE family ABC transporter permease yields the protein MAHTDENPGYKSPRKYMVSKRIDRLFLELHAIYSFIARFFKEVFLPPYEGKEIIKQCFEIGVKSLPLISLTGFIIGIVFTNQSRVSLAEFGATSWLPALISVAIVRAMGPLVTALIAAGRVGSSIGAELGSMKVTEQIEAMEVSATNPFRFLVVSRVLASTFMVPTLMMYMVLVALLGAYVNVHNNELTSFTTYFVQVFNAITFLDIFSSIIKSFVFGFTIGVVGCYKGYHSSKGTEGVGKAANSSVVTGMFLIFIEELISLQIITALRTI from the coding sequence ATGGCCCATACCGACGAAAACCCTGGTTATAAATCACCGCGAAAGTACATGGTATCCAAACGAATCGATCGTTTGTTTTTAGAATTACACGCTATTTATTCTTTTATCGCCCGCTTTTTTAAAGAAGTATTTTTACCTCCTTACGAAGGCAAAGAAATCATTAAACAATGCTTTGAAATTGGGGTGAAATCTCTTCCGCTTATTTCCTTAACCGGTTTTATTATTGGTATTGTTTTTACCAATCAATCGCGGGTTTCTTTAGCCGAATTTGGAGCTACCTCGTGGTTACCGGCTTTAATTTCGGTGGCTATTGTGCGGGCAATGGGGCCTTTAGTAACGGCTTTAATTGCAGCAGGGCGGGTAGGCTCCAGCATTGGCGCCGAGTTGGGTTCCATGAAAGTAACCGAACAAATAGAAGCTATGGAAGTATCGGCCACCAATCCTTTTCGCTTTTTAGTGGTAAGTCGGGTATTAGCATCCACCTTTATGGTTCCTACCCTCATGATGTATATGGTTTTGGTAGCTTTATTGGGAGCATACGTTAACGTTCATAATAACGAGCTCACCAGTTTTACCACTTATTTCGTACAGGTTTTTAATGCGATTACTTTTTTAGATATTTTTTCTTCCATTATAAAATCTTTTGTGTTTGGTTTTACCATCGGCGTAGTTGGTTGTTATAAAGGCTACCATTCTTCTAAAGGTACCGAAGGCGTAGGTAAAGCCGCTAACTCATCGGTAGTAACCGGCATGTTCCTGATTTTTATTGAAGAATTAATTTCGTTGCAAATTATCACCGCATTAAGAACTATTTAA
- a CDS encoding DUF3810 domain-containing protein has product MRQKYFNIFIYLSLPLQILIVQLISLHPLLVENFYTGNLYKKLSQFLRFVFGSVPVPIGQILFYSLVTGLLVAIIKHVKKRVQQQISWREFYRSSLLGVVTFLSLFYFLFTGMWALNYHRRPIEEIAHLPKDSVSTKELETLCRRLIQLTNDSRQQITFNQQRPVRFSLTKQQLLARAPRGFAVVAKNFPEMTYTYPAVKSVYVPQVMSFFGVSGIYFPFTGEANVNMHPPDYLLPGTICHEMAHQIGFASEDEANYVAYLTCRLNPEPAFQYSGNYMAMKYAMNRLKKVKPRVYKNLERLYSAGVKQDLAENRRYWEKFQNPVEVFSGYFYDLFLKANDQRDGIKSYSKVVELLMGEFRKNQLNYPAQTTSGASEI; this is encoded by the coding sequence GTGCGTCAGAAGTATTTCAATATATTTATTTATCTAAGTCTTCCGCTGCAAATTCTTATTGTTCAGCTAATCTCGCTGCATCCACTGCTGGTAGAAAATTTTTATACCGGCAACTTATACAAAAAGCTGAGTCAGTTTTTGCGGTTTGTTTTTGGCAGTGTACCGGTGCCCATTGGTCAAATTTTATTTTACAGCTTGGTAACCGGTTTATTGGTGGCTATTATAAAACACGTAAAAAAGCGCGTGCAGCAACAAATAAGTTGGCGGGAGTTTTACCGAAGTAGTTTACTGGGAGTGGTTACTTTCTTGTCGCTGTTTTATTTTTTGTTTACCGGCATGTGGGCTCTCAATTACCATCGGCGGCCAATAGAAGAAATTGCGCACCTACCAAAAGATTCTGTGTCCACTAAAGAATTAGAAACTTTGTGCCGGCGGCTCATCCAGCTGACGAATGATAGCCGGCAACAAATTACTTTTAATCAACAACGGCCCGTGCGATTTTCTTTAACGAAACAACAGTTACTAGCACGGGCGCCGCGGGGCTTTGCGGTTGTAGCGAAGAATTTCCCCGAAATGACGTATACCTATCCGGCAGTTAAGTCGGTTTATGTGCCGCAAGTAATGTCGTTTTTTGGAGTGAGCGGTATTTATTTCCCGTTTACCGGCGAAGCCAACGTAAACATGCACCCACCCGATTATTTGCTGCCCGGTACTATTTGCCACGAAATGGCGCACCAAATCGGTTTTGCTTCCGAGGACGAAGCTAATTATGTGGCGTACTTAACGTGCCGGCTTAACCCGGAACCAGCCTTTCAGTATTCCGGAAACTACATGGCTATGAAATACGCCATGAACCGACTAAAAAAAGTAAAGCCTCGCGTATATAAAAATTTAGAACGGCTATACAGCGCCGGCGTAAAACAAGACTTAGCGGAAAACCGCCGTTATTGGGAGAAATTTCAAAATCCGGTCGAGGTGTTTAGCGGATATTTTTACGACTTATTTTTAAAAGCCAATGATCAGCGGGACGGCATAAAAAGTTACTCGAAAGTAGTGGAGTTACTAATGGGTGAGTTCCGCAAGAATCAATTAAATTATCCGGCTCAAACTACCTCCGGCGCATCTGAAATTTAA
- the rbsK gene encoding ribokinase: MNQKILVIGSANTDMVIKTKHFPLPGETVLGGRFMMNPGGKGANQAIAAARLGGQITFITKIGQDIFGRQALQQFLKEGVDASFVISDPDNPSGVALITVDEKGENTIVVAPGSNGTLNPADVAKAETVFKEAEIILMQLEIPLVTVQFAANLAAQYGKKVILNPAPAAPLPDDLYRCLAILTPNRSEAEALSGVTITNLATAEQAARKLLEKGIKHVVITLGTEGAFVFDQSIAKLIPVTPVVAVDTTAAGDVFNGALAVALSEGLALDKAVEFANQAAAISVTRMGAQASAPFRKELQGLILK, from the coding sequence ATGAATCAGAAAATTCTAGTTATTGGGAGTGCGAATACCGACATGGTTATTAAAACCAAACATTTTCCGTTGCCCGGCGAAACTGTTTTGGGCGGCCGGTTTATGATGAACCCGGGCGGTAAAGGAGCTAACCAGGCCATTGCTGCGGCGCGTTTAGGAGGCCAGATCACCTTTATTACAAAAATTGGCCAAGATATTTTTGGTCGACAAGCGTTGCAACAATTTTTGAAAGAAGGGGTAGATGCCAGTTTTGTTATTTCTGATCCGGATAATCCTTCGGGAGTGGCTTTAATAACCGTAGACGAGAAAGGCGAAAACACCATTGTGGTGGCGCCAGGCTCTAACGGCACCCTGAACCCAGCAGACGTAGCTAAAGCCGAAACCGTTTTTAAGGAAGCGGAGATTATTCTGATGCAACTGGAAATACCGCTGGTTACCGTGCAATTTGCGGCCAACTTAGCGGCTCAGTATGGTAAAAAGGTAATTCTAAATCCGGCGCCCGCTGCCCCGTTACCCGATGATTTGTACCGGTGCTTAGCTATTCTTACCCCAAACCGGTCAGAAGCCGAAGCTTTATCCGGAGTGACCATTACTAATTTAGCAACGGCAGAACAAGCCGCTCGAAAACTATTGGAGAAAGGGATAAAGCACGTGGTAATTACCTTAGGTACCGAAGGGGCTTTTGTGTTTGATCAATCTATAGCTAAACTTATTCCGGTTACTCCGGTAGTAGCCGTAGATACCACCGCCGCCGGCGATGTTTTTAATGGCGCTTTAGCCGTGGCTTTATCCGAAGGTTTAGCACTCGACAAAGCCGTAGAATTTGCGAATCAGGCGGCTGCTATTTCAGTTACACGTATGGGCGCGCAAGCTTCCGCACCTTTCCGGAAAGAATTGCAAGGTTTAATCCTGAAATAG